In one Neobacillus sp. CF12 genomic region, the following are encoded:
- a CDS encoding glutathione S-transferase C-terminal domain-containing protein: MAENKQGSIAAEIKADGSFNRQKNRFDTPFGWGKGELPVEAGRYRLLWSAVCPWAHRSVIVRSILGLEEVISLGTASPMRPKLPHVDWEFSLDEEGVDPVLGIRYMSQIYKKTDPDYSGRPTVPVIVDVKEQKVANNDYFKLTNYLETVWAPYHKENAPDLYPESLRKEIDALNDVIFHEVNNGVYKCGFAQSQEAYEQAYDRLFARLDDLEDRLSNQRFLFGDYITDADVRLYATLIRFDAAYYSAFKTNRNRIVDFPHLWGYLRDLYQTPGFGDTTDFDAIKRHYHLSNHIASNDQKGHNSILPKGPDLTGLLSEHNRQELSNIEEKFLIR; this comes from the coding sequence GTGGCAGAAAATAAACAGGGAAGTATTGCAGCCGAAATAAAAGCAGATGGCTCGTTTAACCGCCAAAAAAATAGATTTGATACACCGTTTGGATGGGGTAAGGGTGAATTGCCAGTTGAGGCTGGACGATATCGGCTATTATGGTCAGCCGTCTGCCCCTGGGCACATCGTTCAGTAATTGTCAGAAGTATTCTTGGTTTAGAGGAAGTAATCAGTTTAGGGACAGCTAGTCCGATGCGTCCCAAACTTCCTCATGTAGACTGGGAATTTTCTTTAGATGAAGAAGGAGTAGACCCAGTATTAGGAATTCGCTATATGAGTCAAATTTATAAGAAAACAGATCCTGATTATTCGGGGAGACCAACTGTTCCGGTTATTGTCGATGTTAAAGAACAAAAAGTTGCGAACAATGATTATTTTAAACTAACAAACTATCTAGAAACGGTTTGGGCACCTTATCATAAGGAGAATGCTCCAGATTTATATCCAGAATCTTTACGTAAAGAGATTGATGCCTTAAACGATGTTATTTTCCATGAAGTGAACAATGGGGTATATAAGTGTGGCTTTGCTCAATCACAGGAAGCCTATGAACAGGCTTATGATAGGTTATTTGCAAGATTAGATGATTTAGAGGATCGTCTTTCGAACCAACGTTTTTTATTTGGGGATTATATTACAGACGCGGATGTTCGACTATATGCTACATTAATTCGCTTTGATGCAGCGTATTATTCAGCGTTTAAGACCAATCGTAATCGAATCGTTGATTTTCCTCATTTATGGGGTTATTTACGCGATTTGTATCAAACTCCTGGTTTTGGTGATACCACTGATTTTGATGCAATTAAAAGGCATTATCATCTATCAAACCATATCGCTAGTAATGATCAAAAAGGACATAATAGCATTTTGCCAAAGGGACCAGATCTCACTGGACTCCTTTCT
- a CDS encoding GNAT family N-acetyltransferase, translating into MSKPAIRQATIQDLPHIVPIFDSYREYFNQQKDPVLVERFLFEKFEHRESVIFIAQKQDEVIGFAQLYPLFSSLTLQRVWLLNDFFITEEFRGSGVGTQLFATVKEFTLLTKSKGIELSVEHTNKKAWTFWEKQGFKQDEEFRYYFYKL; encoded by the coding sequence ATGAGCAAACCTGCCATAAGACAAGCAACCATTCAAGATTTACCTCATATCGTACCTATTTTTGACTCTTATCGGGAGTATTTTAACCAGCAAAAGGACCCGGTATTGGTGGAACGTTTTCTATTTGAAAAGTTTGAACACAGGGAATCCGTTATTTTTATCGCACAGAAACAAGATGAAGTGATTGGCTTTGCACAACTCTATCCACTATTTTCTTCCTTAACCCTACAACGTGTTTGGCTACTAAATGATTTTTTCATAACAGAGGAGTTTAGGGGCAGCGGGGTTGGCACACAACTATTTGCGACAGTCAAAGAATTTACTTTATTAACAAAATCAAAAGGTATAGAACTTTCGGTTGAGCATACCAATAAAAAAGCATGGACGTTTTGGGAGAAACAAGGCTTTAAGCAAGATGAAGAATTTCGTTATTACTTTTATAAGCTCTAA
- a CDS encoding GNAT family N-acetyltransferase, which yields MEIRQLTSSDAPKYWDLRLEALKLAPDAFLTSYEDAIKRENPVAQVVSNLTIEGNYTFGAFDGDDLIGVVTLLQEKAEKIQHRANIFAMYVTPKKQGLGVGEALLTEAINKAKSIKGIEKINLSVVASNEPAKKLYTKLGFKVYGLEEKAMKLNGVYLDDEHRVLHLK from the coding sequence ATGGAAATTAGACAACTAACCTCTTCAGATGCCCCAAAATACTGGGATTTAAGATTAGAAGCCTTAAAGCTAGCCCCAGATGCATTTTTAACCAGTTATGAAGACGCTATTAAAAGAGAAAATCCGGTAGCGCAGGTTGTGAGCAATCTTACAATAGAAGGAAATTATACGTTTGGGGCATTTGATGGTGATGACCTCATTGGTGTAGTAACCCTTCTCCAAGAAAAAGCAGAAAAGATCCAGCATAGAGCAAACATTTTTGCGATGTATGTGACACCAAAGAAACAAGGATTAGGTGTAGGGGAGGCACTTCTCACCGAAGCAATTAATAAAGCAAAATCGATAAAGGGAATTGAAAAAATTAATTTATCAGTTGTGGCAAGCAATGAACCAGCGAAAAAGCTTTATACTAAACTAGGCTTTAAAGTTTATGGGCTCGAGGAAAAAGCCATGAAACTAAATGGTGTTTATTTGGATGACGAACATAGGGTGCTGCATCTAAAATGA
- a CDS encoding GNAT family N-acetyltransferase has protein sequence MSVQKASINDLHALTELFDSYRVFYEQESNLEGANSFLKERLLNEDSVIFIAYDESNPVGFVQLYPTFSSVSMKKSWILNDLYVNASARKNGFGEKLIHAAIEFAKETGAKGVLLETGEDNLNAQRLYEKIGFKKEENYFYYLSI, from the coding sequence ATGAGTGTACAAAAGGCTTCAATAAATGATCTACATGCGTTAACAGAGCTATTTGATTCCTACCGCGTATTTTATGAGCAAGAATCAAACCTTGAGGGAGCAAACTCTTTTTTAAAAGAAAGATTATTAAACGAGGATTCAGTTATTTTTATTGCCTATGATGAGAGTAATCCGGTTGGTTTTGTTCAACTATATCCGACATTTTCTTCTGTTAGTATGAAAAAATCATGGATCCTTAACGATTTATATGTAAATGCATCTGCTCGCAAGAACGGTTTTGGGGAGAAATTAATTCATGCAGCGATTGAATTTGCCAAGGAAACAGGTGCAAAGGGGGTATTGCTAGAAACAGGGGAAGATAATCTGAATGCACAGAGATTGTATGAAAAAATAGGATTTAAGAAGGAAGAAAATTACTTTTACTATCTTTCAATATAA
- a CDS encoding NAD-dependent epimerase/dehydratase family protein codes for MKSALILGGTQFVGKRLVQLLVDEGIEVTIATRGLTADPFGKQVSRLIINRENAESLDQAFKDKSWDVVYDQTCYSSQEALDTLNALNGKVQKYIFTSSQAVYDFGTKHSEEGFNPMEFQPILKTRRDYIGYVGYQEAKRAAEAILFQNADIPVVAVRFPIILGEDDYTNRFKFHVEHVKEGKPLFIEDPDLRYSFIDSMEAASFLYTIAKSNYHGGINPGSEGDVSLRELLGLIEEHIGAHAILSKNGSPSPYNLPGSWSVSTSLVQSMGYRFTSLDKLLSELILHYSS; via the coding sequence TTGAAATCTGCATTAATACTTGGAGGAACTCAATTTGTTGGTAAGAGGTTGGTGCAATTATTAGTAGACGAAGGAATCGAGGTTACCATTGCGACAAGAGGACTAACTGCTGATCCCTTCGGTAAGCAAGTCTCAAGATTAATTATTAATCGTGAAAATGCGGAATCATTGGACCAAGCTTTTAAGGATAAGAGCTGGGATGTTGTATATGATCAAACATGCTATTCTTCCCAAGAAGCCCTTGATACGCTAAACGCCTTAAATGGAAAGGTTCAAAAATATATATTTACTTCAAGTCAGGCCGTTTATGATTTTGGGACCAAGCATTCAGAGGAAGGCTTTAATCCAATGGAGTTCCAGCCCATCCTAAAAACAAGGAGAGACTACATAGGCTATGTCGGATATCAGGAAGCAAAGCGAGCGGCTGAGGCAATTCTATTTCAGAATGCTGACATTCCAGTGGTGGCAGTAAGGTTCCCGATTATTCTAGGAGAAGACGATTATACAAACCGGTTTAAATTCCATGTTGAGCACGTAAAGGAAGGAAAACCACTGTTCATTGAAGATCCTGACTTACGTTATAGCTTTATTGATTCAATGGAGGCAGCTTCGTTTTTATACACGATTGCTAAATCTAATTATCATGGTGGCATTAACCCAGGCTCTGAAGGAGATGTCAGTCTGAGAGAATTACTCGGGTTAATTGAGGAGCATATCGGTGCACATGCAATTTTAAGCAAGAACGGTAGTCCATCCCCCTATAATCTGCCAGGATCATGGTCTGTAAGTACGAGTCTAGTTCAATCAATGGGATACAGGTTTACATCCTTAGATAAACTTTTAAGCGAATTAATTCTTCACTATTCATCGTAA
- a CDS encoding YggT family protein: MGSIIFEIGNYIYDIYYWLILINIFGSWFPQFQTSKVGTIVGKLVNPYLSIFRKFIPPLGMIDFSPIVAIIAYSFLGNFALEGLRQLIIMIGA; this comes from the coding sequence TTGGGATCAATTATTTTTGAAATTGGAAATTATATCTATGATATTTATTATTGGTTAATCTTGATTAATATTTTTGGTTCCTGGTTTCCGCAATTTCAAACATCAAAAGTTGGAACGATTGTAGGTAAACTCGTTAACCCGTACTTATCTATCTTTAGGAAATTTATCCCGCCGTTAGGGATGATTGATTTCTCACCAATCGTTGCGATTATAGCTTATAGCTTTCTTGGGAATTTTGCTCTTGAGGGACTTCGCCAACTGATAATTATGATAGGTGCTTAA
- a CDS encoding DeoR/GlpR family DNA-binding transcription regulator — MLEPERHQIILEALKVKNSVKLQELVELTNSSESTIRRDLIQLEQGKFLKRVHGGAARLQGKLQEPSMTEKSSKNLQGKRQIAQFAGSLVEDGDCIYLDAGSTMFEMIPFLPENIVVVTNGLTHVNELIERNIKTFLIGGYAKPSTKALIGRGALDSLEHYRFDKCFMGVNGIHSQFGYTTPDPEEAMVKQLAISLSREAFVVSDESKFSEIAFAKIADLHMATIITNELDPDTKDQYHSKTNIKVVTS, encoded by the coding sequence ATGTTAGAGCCAGAACGCCATCAAATCATATTGGAAGCATTAAAAGTAAAGAATTCTGTTAAACTTCAAGAACTTGTTGAATTAACGAATTCCTCTGAGTCAACGATTAGAAGAGATCTTATACAGTTAGAACAAGGGAAATTTCTCAAGCGCGTACACGGGGGTGCTGCCAGGCTCCAAGGAAAGTTGCAGGAACCAAGTATGACTGAGAAATCCTCCAAAAACCTTCAAGGAAAACGTCAAATCGCTCAATTTGCCGGAAGTTTAGTGGAAGATGGTGACTGTATTTATTTAGACGCAGGTTCTACCATGTTTGAAATGATTCCCTTTCTTCCAGAAAACATAGTCGTGGTAACAAACGGATTAACACATGTAAATGAACTTATTGAAAGAAACATAAAAACATTTTTAATAGGCGGCTACGCTAAGCCATCCACGAAAGCCTTAATTGGCCGCGGAGCATTAGATAGTCTAGAACATTACCGTTTTGATAAGTGCTTTATGGGAGTGAACGGAATTCATTCACAATTTGGCTATACAACTCCCGACCCTGAAGAGGCTATGGTTAAACAACTAGCGATTTCATTATCACGTGAAGCATTTGTGGTTTCGGATGAATCAAAATTCTCAGAAATTGCTTTTGCAAAAATCGCAGACCTCCATATGGCGACAATTATCACAAATGAATTAGACCCTGATACGAAGGATCAATATCATAGCAAGACAAACATAAAGGTGGTTACATCATGA
- the pfkB gene encoding 1-phosphofructokinase — protein sequence MIYTVTLNPSLDYIVEVEQVTLGELNRTKNETKFPGGKGINVSQVLKRLDVDSRALGFLGGFTGDYIESFLTSHGIHTDFVRVDEDTRINVKLKSDKETEINAKGPNITEGNFESLKAKIRELTSNDILVLAGSIPSTMPESTYEELVKLCNENGTKFVVDAEGELLKKVLPLGPFLIKPNHHELGDLFNTVINSCEEVIPFGRELVKQGAQNVIVSLADKGAVLINKDLALIATSPQGNVKSSVGAGDSMVAGFIATYEKTKSIDEAFRFSVAAGSATAFSIGLCTREKMEGLLPQVIVEKSNLRGE from the coding sequence ATGATTTATACAGTTACATTAAATCCCTCCCTTGATTACATTGTAGAAGTAGAGCAAGTAACGCTTGGTGAATTAAACCGAACAAAGAACGAAACCAAATTTCCAGGTGGAAAAGGAATCAATGTTTCTCAGGTTTTAAAAAGATTAGACGTTGATAGTCGTGCTCTTGGATTTTTGGGCGGTTTTACCGGAGATTATATTGAAAGTTTCTTAACATCACACGGTATTCACACCGACTTTGTGAGAGTCGATGAAGATACAAGAATAAATGTAAAACTCAAGTCTGACAAAGAAACAGAAATCAATGCTAAAGGACCAAACATTACCGAAGGAAACTTTGAATCCTTGAAGGCAAAAATTCGAGAACTTACTAGCAATGATATTCTTGTACTTGCCGGCAGCATTCCATCCACGATGCCAGAGAGCACGTATGAAGAACTTGTAAAACTATGTAATGAAAACGGCACAAAATTCGTTGTCGATGCAGAAGGTGAATTGCTTAAGAAGGTTCTTCCATTGGGACCCTTCCTAATAAAACCGAATCACCATGAACTGGGTGATTTATTTAATACCGTTATCAACTCTTGTGAAGAGGTCATTCCTTTTGGCAGAGAGCTTGTCAAACAAGGTGCACAAAATGTGATTGTATCTCTTGCCGATAAAGGGGCTGTTCTCATCAATAAGGATCTTGCCTTAATCGCCACTAGCCCACAAGGTAATGTAAAAAGCTCAGTTGGTGCAGGAGATTCCATGGTAGCAGGATTTATCGCAACCTATGAAAAAACAAAATCGATAGACGAAGCTTTTCGTTTTAGTGTGGCGGCTGGCAGTGCGACTGCCTTTTCAATCGGATTATGTACACGCGAAAAAATGGAAGGCTTGCTCCCTCAAGTAATAGTAGAAAAGTCAAACCTAAGAGGAGAATGA
- a CDS encoding PTS fructose transporter subunit IIABC, whose translation MRITELLTKETINLSLTSSTKTGAIEELVSVLDQAGKLNDRSEYKKAIIKREEQSTTGIGDGIAIPHAKTNAVKHAAIAFGRSKVGVNYESLDGQPSHLFFMIAATEGANNTHLEALSRLSTILLKDEVRKQLLEAKSADEILTIIDSYDQEEKNEEQSMAGKKQFIVAVTACPTGIAHTYMSADSLKAKAAEMGVDIKVETNGSGGAKNVLTAEEIENAVAVIVAADTKVEMNRFNGKHVIETAVADGIRKPKELIERALKQDAPIYSGTGKSSQESEQTGRGIGATIYKHLMNGVSNMLPFVVGGGILIAISFMFGINAANPDDPTYHPIAEALMTIGGGNAFALMVPILAGFIAMSIADRPGFAAGMVGGMLATSGGAGFLGGLVAGFLAGYLVVGLKKLLSGMPSSLEGIKTILLYPLLGIALTGFIMLFVVNKPVGALNTAISEWLSGLGTGNAVLLGIILGLMMSFDMGGPVNKAAYVFGTGLLANGVYEPMAAIMAAGMVPPLAIAIATTLFKKKFSLQDREAGKVNYIMGLSFITEGAIPFAAADPLRVIPSVMAGSAIAGALSMMFSIGLRAPHGGVFVIPLVDGSWLLYLLAVVIGSIVSALLMGFLKKPVTN comes from the coding sequence ATGAGGATTACTGAACTATTAACAAAAGAAACCATCAACCTTTCATTAACAAGTTCAACAAAGACCGGTGCAATTGAAGAATTAGTAAGTGTTTTAGATCAGGCAGGCAAATTAAACGATCGTTCAGAATATAAAAAGGCGATTATCAAAAGGGAAGAGCAAAGCACAACAGGGATTGGAGATGGAATTGCGATCCCCCATGCAAAAACAAATGCTGTTAAACATGCAGCAATTGCGTTCGGGAGATCCAAAGTTGGTGTAAACTATGAATCTCTTGATGGCCAGCCTTCTCACCTCTTCTTTATGATTGCGGCAACCGAAGGGGCAAACAATACACATTTAGAAGCACTTTCCCGACTTTCAACCATTCTATTAAAAGATGAAGTTCGCAAACAACTTTTAGAAGCTAAAAGTGCAGATGAGATTTTAACTATTATTGATTCTTATGACCAAGAAGAAAAAAACGAAGAACAATCTATGGCTGGTAAGAAACAATTTATTGTTGCCGTAACAGCTTGTCCTACGGGTATTGCTCACACGTATATGTCTGCTGATTCTCTAAAAGCAAAAGCAGCAGAAATGGGTGTTGATATCAAGGTTGAGACAAATGGCTCCGGTGGTGCTAAAAACGTACTAACAGCAGAAGAAATTGAAAATGCTGTTGCTGTTATCGTAGCGGCTGATACGAAAGTTGAAATGAACCGTTTTAATGGCAAACATGTCATTGAAACAGCTGTTGCTGATGGGATTCGCAAACCAAAGGAACTAATCGAAAGAGCATTAAAACAAGATGCTCCGATATACAGCGGCACTGGAAAATCGAGTCAGGAAAGTGAACAAACTGGAAGAGGAATTGGAGCGACGATTTATAAGCATTTGATGAACGGTGTATCAAATATGCTTCCATTCGTAGTCGGCGGCGGTATTTTAATTGCCATCAGCTTTATGTTCGGCATTAATGCAGCCAATCCTGATGATCCTACCTATCATCCAATTGCTGAAGCACTGATGACGATTGGCGGCGGAAATGCATTCGCCTTAATGGTTCCCATTTTAGCAGGATTTATTGCCATGAGCATTGCGGACCGTCCAGGATTTGCAGCAGGTATGGTCGGCGGAATGCTTGCTACTAGCGGCGGAGCAGGATTCTTAGGCGGACTTGTTGCTGGTTTCCTAGCTGGGTATTTAGTGGTCGGCTTGAAAAAACTTCTTTCTGGTATGCCATCTTCGCTCGAAGGAATTAAAACGATTCTGTTATATCCTTTATTAGGTATTGCGTTAACTGGATTCATTATGTTATTTGTTGTGAATAAGCCTGTGGGCGCATTAAATACAGCTATTTCAGAGTGGTTATCTGGTTTGGGTACAGGAAATGCAGTTTTACTTGGAATTATTTTAGGATTAATGATGTCATTTGATATGGGTGGCCCAGTTAACAAGGCAGCATATGTGTTTGGAACAGGGTTATTAGCAAATGGGGTATACGAACCAATGGCTGCTATTATGGCTGCTGGAATGGTTCCTCCATTAGCAATTGCAATTGCAACAACATTATTTAAGAAAAAATTCAGCCTTCAAGATCGAGAAGCAGGCAAGGTGAACTATATTATGGGATTATCCTTTATCACTGAAGGTGCCATTCCATTTGCAGCAGCTGATCCACTTCGTGTCATTCCTTCTGTTATGGCTGGTTCAGCCATTGCTGGTGCTTTATCAATGATGTTCAGTATCGGACTGCGTGCTCCGCATGGTGGAGTATTCGTAATTCCACTCGTTGACGGCAGTTGGTTGTTGTATTTACTAGCAGTTGTGATTGGATCAATTGTTTCTGCATTATTAATGGGATTCTTGAAAAAGCCTGTAACCAATTAA
- a CDS encoding HAD family hydrolase encodes MKCFSIDLDGTLLNSEHAISEVNLQTINELRKQGHAVILNTGRAYADVIKIKALQNLEIPIFCVNGSVLFSESRELLYEATVSIETYKELFPILKGLGVGILVYTNYGGFPSTLPPLHKKSKEELNTLFEEFNYDAILEKDQLKIYKLIALTHHDQLEKVEEVKKALEGKFAISMASSFPNNVEITSNEAHKGKALLRYQNMMNLDFEEIIAFGDGGNDLAMFEVATTSVAMANAPLHVQQAADIITKSNDEDGFAYAVRDLLKLHTETLVK; translated from the coding sequence ATGAAATGTTTCTCAATCGATTTAGACGGTACGTTACTAAATTCTGAACATGCTATATCTGAAGTTAACTTACAAACCATTAACGAATTGCGGAAGCAAGGGCATGCGGTTATTCTAAACACCGGCCGGGCTTATGCGGATGTTATAAAAATAAAGGCGTTACAAAATTTAGAGATTCCTATTTTTTGTGTGAACGGTTCAGTTTTATTCTCAGAATCAAGAGAGCTGTTATATGAAGCGACTGTATCGATTGAAACGTATAAAGAACTGTTTCCGATATTAAAGGGTCTAGGTGTGGGTATCTTAGTTTATACCAATTATGGGGGATTCCCGTCCACATTACCGCCTTTGCATAAAAAAAGTAAAGAAGAACTCAATACTCTTTTTGAAGAATTCAATTACGATGCAATTCTTGAAAAAGACCAGTTGAAAATCTATAAATTAATTGCTTTAACACACCATGACCAGTTAGAAAAAGTGGAAGAAGTTAAAAAGGCGCTTGAAGGTAAGTTTGCTATTTCAATGGCTTCTTCATTCCCAAATAATGTAGAAATTACTTCAAATGAAGCGCATAAAGGAAAAGCATTATTACGCTACCAAAACATGATGAATCTTGACTTTGAAGAGATCATTGCTTTTGGTGATGGCGGTAATGACCTTGCTATGTTCGAGGTAGCTACTACTTCTGTTGCAATGGCTAATGCACCGCTTCATGTGCAGCAAGCAGCAGACATCATTACAAAATCAAATGATGAAGATGGATTTGCCTATGCAGTTCGTGATTTGCTTAAACTTCATACAGAAACACTAGTAAAATAA
- a CDS encoding dihydroorotate dehydrogenase: MPDWSYHPLTRLLLDKIRPKTSREIIHKSMSTIASIPGGRQLIGFLGHMKPPQEFQKNLNDIAFPSPIGLSGNIDPNLSGLKAFQELGFGFIEIGPIVLKEPNGQKEPIRKNRHILFSDHQEKVPLKLVIKRLTSLNIQIPIFAKIDAQVNRNEWDIIVQHLTPFVDAFIGTTEQFNTFIDKNAATLERPFYVSFSAEEMNKKEVKMEELIPRHTCIGGIVVNAPRQTMDSYWHDASNANECLTKMVKQVKNLHPELIVITSGGVETPGEACALVRAGADLLLLAEGYVKSGPGLPKRIHERLLYEEVRQIKKQNWIWSFLFGLSILIGGILALYFALTSIILPYDESFIGLTRADILQVNPLILAFMSHDRMALTGTMISGGIMYIQLARHGIKNDMHWARIAFHSAAITGFIGIFLSIGYGYFDWLHGLFWLILLPIYYFSFKEGKSILGAPFSNDGSNDRSWQFGLYGQLMFIILGSLIVAGGIVISTIGISKVFVSTDISFLCMSPQMLDTISDNLIPVIAHDRAGFGSALVSVGLLVLMLSLWGFRKGESWIWNTLAIGALPAFLAGIGTHFHIGYTTFIHLLPVYFLIILYLLGLVLSYPFLKKK, encoded by the coding sequence ATGCCAGATTGGTCTTATCACCCACTCACAAGACTTTTGCTAGATAAAATAAGGCCGAAAACAAGCCGAGAGATTATTCATAAATCCATGAGCACCATTGCGTCCATTCCGGGCGGTCGGCAACTTATTGGTTTTTTAGGACATATGAAACCTCCGCAGGAATTTCAAAAAAATTTAAACGATATTGCATTTCCGTCTCCCATTGGATTAAGCGGCAATATAGATCCTAATTTGTCAGGTCTTAAAGCTTTTCAAGAGTTAGGCTTTGGATTTATAGAAATTGGACCGATCGTGCTGAAGGAACCTAATGGACAAAAAGAGCCTATAAGGAAAAACCGTCATATTCTGTTTTCTGACCACCAAGAGAAGGTCCCTCTCAAACTAGTAATAAAAAGGTTAACAAGCTTAAACATTCAAATTCCTATTTTCGCTAAGATAGATGCACAAGTAAACAGAAACGAATGGGATATCATTGTCCAGCATCTAACACCTTTTGTGGACGCATTTATCGGAACAACTGAACAATTTAACACATTCATTGATAAAAACGCAGCGACCTTGGAGCGTCCTTTTTATGTATCATTTTCAGCTGAAGAAATGAACAAAAAAGAAGTTAAAATGGAAGAATTAATACCGAGGCATACATGTATTGGCGGTATAGTCGTAAATGCACCTCGTCAAACTATGGACAGCTATTGGCATGATGCTTCCAATGCTAATGAATGCCTAACTAAAATGGTTAAACAGGTTAAAAATCTACACCCTGAGCTAATCGTCATAACCTCTGGCGGGGTAGAGACTCCCGGGGAAGCTTGTGCTTTGGTTCGTGCTGGTGCAGATTTATTGTTGCTAGCAGAAGGATATGTTAAATCCGGTCCAGGATTACCAAAGCGGATCCATGAACGATTATTATATGAAGAAGTCCGACAAATTAAAAAGCAAAACTGGATCTGGTCATTTCTGTTTGGTCTATCGATCCTAATCGGAGGAATACTTGCCTTATATTTTGCATTGACGAGTATTATCCTCCCGTACGATGAATCGTTTATCGGATTAACAAGGGCTGATATTTTACAAGTAAATCCGCTCATCCTAGCTTTTATGTCCCATGATAGAATGGCTTTAACTGGAACCATGATATCTGGAGGAATAATGTATATCCAGCTTGCTCGTCATGGAATTAAAAATGACATGCATTGGGCAAGGATTGCTTTTCATAGTGCAGCAATCACAGGATTTATTGGAATTTTTCTTTCTATCGGTTACGGTTACTTTGATTGGCTGCACGGTTTATTTTGGCTTATCTTATTGCCTATATACTATTTTAGCTTTAAAGAAGGAAAGAGCATCCTAGGTGCCCCCTTTTCCAATGATGGTAGTAATGATCGATCGTGGCAATTTGGGCTATATGGACAGCTCATGTTTATTATACTAGGATCTCTGATTGTAGCAGGCGGTATTGTTATTTCCACCATAGGTATATCCAAAGTTTTTGTTTCAACTGACATAAGCTTCTTGTGTATGTCGCCTCAAATGCTGGATACCATTAGTGATAATTTGATTCCTGTTATCGCACATGACCGAGCAGGCTTTGGCAGTGCCCTTGTAAGTGTTGGTTTGCTTGTTCTAATGCTATCACTTTGGGGTTTTAGAAAAGGGGAAAGCTGGATTTGGAATACCCTTGCTATAGGAGCTTTACCTGCGTTTTTAGCGGGAATTGGGACGCATTTTCATATTGGTTATACAACCTTTATTCATTTGCTACCCGTTTACTTTTTAATCATTTTATATTTGTTAGGATTAGTATTGTCTTATCCTTTTTTAAAAAAGAAATAA
- a CDS encoding zinc ribbon domain-containing protein, protein MSEKGCLKCGSRDTGQKEVAMTGTGLSKLFDVQHNTFIVIFCKNCGYSEFYNKKSSKASNILDLFFGG, encoded by the coding sequence ATGAGCGAAAAAGGGTGTTTGAAATGTGGTTCTAGAGATACGGGGCAAAAAGAAGTTGCTATGACTGGAACAGGCTTATCGAAATTATTCGATGTTCAACACAACACATTTATCGTTATCTTCTGTAAAAACTGCGGTTATTCCGAATTTTATAATAAGAAATCATCCAAGGCTTCTAATATTCTTGATTTATTTTTCGGTGGGTAA
- a CDS encoding DUF3949 domain-containing protein translates to MSEVLMIFVVGYILLSLILIPFQYRYVEQMEKMRKANEMKGISQGEMMENMKFEEQVLHANVQGSMLFILPNILATIIYKVKHRDRTAK, encoded by the coding sequence ATGAGTGAAGTATTAATGATATTTGTAGTTGGATACATTCTTTTATCTTTGATTTTAATACCTTTTCAATATCGATATGTTGAGCAAATGGAAAAGATGCGGAAAGCGAATGAAATGAAGGGTATAAGTCAAGGTGAAATGATGGAAAATATGAAATTTGAAGAGCAAGTATTACATGCAAATGTGCAGGGGAGTATGCTTTTCATCCTCCCCAATATTTTAGCAACCATTATCTATAAAGTGAAACATCGAGATAGAACTGCGAAATAG